GTAAATAACTTCAAAGGAATATATGATTATTTTAATGTTGGTAATGATGATTGGATAACAGTAGATGAAATAGCTAACATTGTGGAAGAGGAAATGAACTTAAAGCCTAAACATATTTATGCTGACGAAGGAGAAGGTAGAGGATGGAAAGGAGATGTAAGATTTATGCTATTAGATACGTCAAAGATTAAAGTTTTAGGATGGTTACCTAAATATTCTTCAAAGGACGCAATAAGATTAGCAGTGAGGGATATACTTGCTAAAGTATAAAATAATTGGTTTTTTACTTATCTTGTTAGCTATAGGAGTTATAGGAATTTCTTTTGGAATATTCTTTCTTGGTTTTCATATTTATTTAGGAAACTCAGATATATCCCCAATAATTATCAAAGTAATTAATTTCGCTATAATAACAATCTTTTTTGTTTATATAGCATATATGGGATATATAATGATATTTAGTTCAAGAGAAAAGTAGGGAAAATTTCTTTAATTCTTAACGTAAAAATTAACTTATGTCTAAACAACCAAGAATTAGTAGAAGAGAAGTAATTTATGCAGCAATATTTGCTGTTGCTTCTTATGCTGTAGCTGCAGGCTTAGCGTTAGGTATAGGGGCTTATGCAATTAGCGTATTTACTGACCCAATTGTAACTCTTACAATTCCACTTATAATAGCATCTATTGGATTACAAGCAATAAATCTGAAATATGGCCCATTACTTATTTTAGGTATAAGTGCGGTGTTATATGGGATTTCAGGACTGATTTTCCTTCTTCCAACATTTCTTGTTGCTGGAGTAGTTGTAGAAGGAGTATCTAGAATTATAGGATATAGAGGATTTAAAGCAGTTCTCATTAATACCACATTAGCTGGAGGGTTAGCTGGAGTTTTTAGTGTAGTATTTGGAGTTCTAATGGTGCCTGCTAATTTGTCTACATTTACTTATCCCTTATTAGGAGTATTTACTGTAATATATTTCGTAGAATCTGCAATAATGGGTGTTATTTCCTATTATATCGGATCATATTTAATAAAATCGGGGATATTAAAGTGAAGACTAGTTTTTTGTATTCTTTGATTTTTTCTAGTTTAATTTTATTATCTACTTATTTATCTTCTGGATTAATACCAATGGTTGTAAGTATTATTATGATAGCTAAAAGAAAGCTTATTTTTCTTGTAGAAATATTAATTTCTATTATATCATATTTCATCCTTTTTTATACGCATAGATTAGATTTATACATTTTTACAATTAGGGCTTTAGTTTTCATTAACTTATATTTTATTTTATCTGGAATTGTTGATAAATCTACTATACTTGATCTTTTTGGAGAAAAAGGAGTACCAATAGTAGTAGCATTAGCATATTATCCTTATTTTTATCAGCTTTCTACTGAAGTTGCTTTTTATGCAAGAGCAAGAAAAATTGGATTTAACATTATAAAGTTATCAAAACCGATTATTGTAGAACTAATAAGAGTAGCGGAAAACCTGTATATAGCGTATTCTGTAAAACTCTTTGGAAAGTATTCTGGAAAGAAAAATTATAGACCTAACAAAGAAGATTTATTTCTTGTTGGAATAGGTGTGATTACTCTATGCTTATCATTAACTCTTCATTTCCCATGGGTAATTTAGAGATAGAAAAAGATGAAATAGTGGGTTTACTTGGAAAAAACGGTAGTGGAAAAACTACTTTAATAAATTCAGTTTTATGCCAAAACTCCACTAAAATTTATATAGATAATCAAGATTTTTGCGAAGAAAAAGATTATAGTCTTTTATCAGTTGTTCTTCAAGATCCATATTCCCAAATTTTAGCTGAATCCGCTAAAGAAGAAGTTGAATTAATGAGAAAATTTCATAATATAAATGAGGAAACAGTTAAAAAAATAATGGGAAATTATTATACAACTGAATTCTTAAAATTATCTGATGGATATAAAAGAAGATTTGTTATTTCCACAATTTTAGCCTCTAATCCTAGATATATTTTATTGGATGAGCCTTTTGCTAATTTAGATTATCAGGCTATCAATGATGTAAAAGAAATTTTACCCAAAGGTTCACTAATAGCTGAACATAGGACTAAAGAAATAAGAGACATAATAGATAGAGCCTATTTAATTGACGAGGGAAAAATTAGAGAAATAGATAAAGACAAATTATATGACGAACATTTCTTAATTTCAAAAGGATTAAGGGGATTTAAGCTAGAAAAAGAACAAATTGAACTTGGAAATATTATATTTGAAGCTGAAACCAGTAAAGTTAGTATAAGAGTTAGGGAAAAGGAAATATTATGCCTAGTAGGGAAAAATGGATCAGGAAAAACGACCACTTTAAAACAATTAGTTGGAAAAATTTACGTAATATTTCAAAATCCTGATTTACAATTTTTCCATAATACAGTAGCAGAAGAAATAAAAGATGATAATGTTCTAGAGCTTTTTAAACTAAAAGATAAGGCAGATAAGAGCCCTTATGTATTAAGTTATGGTCAAAAGATGAGAGTATTAATAGCATCAGCTTTTGCATCAAAATATAAAGTAATTGCATTAGATGAACCTAGTGTAGGAATGGATGGAGAATCTTTAATCTCGTTCTACGAAATGATTAAATTGTTAAGACAAGAGAAGAGAGGGATAATAATTGCTACACATGATGAAGATCTGATTGGAATTTGCGATAAAATAATAAAATTAAATTGATTAGTCAATACTCTTATTTATACTACTCATTAAATAGGATTTATTGTGAATAAAAACATAGGTAGGAATGCAGAAAGAGAACTAGTTAAGATCCTAAAAAGTAAAGGATTTAACGCTGTAAGAATTCCAACTTCTAATACTTCACCTAATCCTTTACCAGACGTGTTCGCTACACAAAACAATATTCTTCTGTCTATTGAAGTTAAATCTACTTGGAATAGTAAAGTTAAAATAGAAAAAATTCAAATTTGTAAAATTATAGATTTTCTATTGATGTTTCCAATGAAAGGCATACCAATAATTGCTGTAAAATTTAAAGGAAAAGAAGGAGGTTGGATGGTGTACGAAGTAAATCCAGATAATAGAGAATCTATAGAAGTCAGAAAGGATAATTGCATACCATTAGATATGTTTATTGAAAAAATATTCCATAATAGATTAGTTTTTGAAACTCAAGCTACTTCATAGTTAGTAGCGATCATCAAATCCGCGTCTTCGTCGAATTCCCTAAATTTGTTATACATAGTTTTTACTTCTTCTAAATTATTTGCTACGTTAACAAATATTCCTGCGCTTTCATCACTTATTTCTCTAAACATAGTGGAGGAGAAGAATTTCTTTCCTATCTCAACTTTATTAGTAAATATAGCATACACAAATAATTCAGCTTTATTTAGATCAATTTCTGGAATTAGCCTTACATAATTTTTGTTAAATAAATACCTTAAATGCCTTCTAATCGTTTTAGTTGATACTTTCATTTTATCAGCTATGTCCATAACTTCTAGCATTGGATCTTCTTTTAAAATTGATACTAACTTATAGTCAAAATTAGACGGAGAATATAGTGTCTGCTTTGGTATGTACAACATTCTTGGAGTACCTAAAATTTTAGTCATTACATCAATTTTATTCTGTAAATCTTCAATATTATCTCCTTCTATTTCATAAATATTTGTATGCTCTAAGCAATTTATCTTAAAAATATATTCTCCATTCCAGTCCTTTAAATTCTTAAAAGCTACGTAAGCGTGATATTTCTGATAAAAATTAGGATTTATATAAAGAGAAACTTTCTTTATTACTTTATCAGTAAGCAATTTATCTACCCTATAGTTTATAGCTGGAGAAGATAATCCAAGATTCTTGGCTATAGTTCTTTGGGATATTCTATAATCTTTTAGCATGTAAAATAATATTTTTTTGTTTATTTCATCCATAGTTAATACTTATGATAATAAGTATATACACTTTAGTTAGAAAGTTTTTTAGCAACTTTCCTCAATTTTCCTCTAAAATTCAAATACTTAATGTATATGTTTTGACCATAAATGAATATATAATTACTTTTTAATTGCCTTTTTCGAAATTGATCTTGATAAAAAGTGACTTAGAGATATCTAAAGTAAATGCTTACTACTAACTAGTAATACTATGGATAATTACTTAATAGCATTTTCTTAGAAGTAGATAGATATGGCTAGGCATCATTGTCCTGTATGCAATAAAGTTGTAGAAGAGAAATTAACTAAAGAGGGAAATAAAGTAACAAAGAGTTGTC
This genomic window from Acidianus manzaensis contains:
- a CDS encoding ATP-binding cassette domain-containing protein: MLIINSSFPMGNLEIEKDEIVGLLGKNGSGKTTLINSVLCQNSTKIYIDNQDFCEEKDYSLLSVVLQDPYSQILAESAKEEVELMRKFHNINEETVKKIMGNYYTTEFLKLSDGYKRRFVISTILASNPRYILLDEPFANLDYQAINDVKEILPKGSLIAEHRTKEIRDIIDRAYLIDEGKIREIDKDKLYDEHFLISKGLRGFKLEKEQIELGNIIFEAETSKVSIRVREKEILCLVGKNGSGKTTTLKQLVGKIYVIFQNPDLQFFHNTVAEEIKDDNVLELFKLKDKADKSPYVLSYGQKMRVLIASAFASKYKVIALDEPSVGMDGESLISFYEMIKLLRQEKRGIIIATHDEDLIGICDKIIKLN
- the hjc gene encoding Holliday junction resolvase Hjc produces the protein MNKNIGRNAERELVKILKSKGFNAVRIPTSNTSPNPLPDVFATQNNILLSIEVKSTWNSKVKIEKIQICKIIDFLLMFPMKGIPIIAVKFKGKEGGWMVYEVNPDNRESIEVRKDNCIPLDMFIEKIFHNRLVFETQATS
- a CDS encoding winged helix-turn-helix transcriptional regulator gives rise to the protein MDEINKKILFYMLKDYRISQRTIAKNLGLSSPAINYRVDKLLTDKVIKKVSLYINPNFYQKYHAYVAFKNLKDWNGEYIFKINCLEHTNIYEIEGDNIEDLQNKIDVMTKILGTPRMLYIPKQTLYSPSNFDYKLVSILKEDPMLEVMDIADKMKVSTKTIRRHLRYLFNKNYVRLIPEIDLNKAELFVYAIFTNKVEIGKKFFSSTMFREISDESAGIFVNVANNLEEVKTMYNKFREFDEDADLMIATNYEVA